Within Sulfoacidibacillus ferrooxidans, the genomic segment ATCATGTGTTTGGATCAGGAGGATTCGATCTTACGCATCGCGGAAGATTATGCGAAAAGCACCGGCGCCACAAAGTGGCACGGAGAAATAGAACAACTGAACCCGGGAAGTACTGTTATTGTATTTGGGAGGCCGAGTCATTTTACCCAGGACCATTTGAGAACATTTGCGCGACGAAGCGCGGACAATATTCACGTTGGCATTATGACAGCGAAAACGGATGATGGATTGAAGGAATTTTGCCTAAGGAGTAAAGAGAAGTTGCTGTCCAAAAGTGGTAATGGCAAAGTGATAACTTTGGCATTCAACGAAAGTGGGGAAGATAAGAAGATCGGGCGTCACGAGATTCATTACGGAGACAATGCAAAGATTGAATGGATTGCGAACCATGAACACTATGAAGTGGCCACGATTTGTACGCACGGACGAGACGATATACTGTTTATGGCTGATGGTGGTATTTGCGGATATGACGAACACGATACCTCAAATGATGACGGTGAATTACCCGCCTGTGCCTTTGGACCACTTTGCGTATCAAGGCGAGGTCGCGTGCCCATCAAGAACCTTAATGTACAGATTCTCATGGTTAACTCATGCCTTGGTTTTAGATTGACCCCAGGAGTGTTTGGCACAAAATATGTGCTTGGGCTGTCGGCAACAACCAATCCGCATATGACCAATTTGGTGGCCAGCGATTCCATACAGGCTGGTCATGAGTACTATAATCATCTTTTTGCCCAATGCCTCATGGAGGGAGAGACCGTTGGAGCTGCAGTTTCGGAACTGAACAACAGGATAGTCAAGACGGGGAATGATATAGCTCGTTTTAATATCATTGGAGACCCAGACATCAGATTATCCTATGCAGATGATGCCACTGAGAGACTCCGCGAGCCATCTCAGGCAACAACCAAGTCTCCCATTCAGTTAGGCGAAGTGTCATCTCTGCCCTCGTTTACAGCGGCGACACGACGACGAGTAGCGCTCGATAGTCTCCATGCAACCGGGTTACATACTCAGCGTCTGCAAGGGCTTATAAGGGACGCGAGCATGCAGTACCTCTCGCTTGCCAGATTCAAACACGAGGCCATGGTTGATGCGGAGATTCGTTCTAAAGTTGATTCGAAAATTAAGACGATGAACAAGACTTGCAAGCAAATTGACCAAGAGGTTTTGTCGTACTTGACCGATCGAACTTACAAAAAGAACTATTTCTTCCCTGAAGTGTACCAACCACTTTTCGACATTGCCAATACCCAACTTGTTATTTGCCCCCTTTGCGGAAAACATGCAGACCTAATTTCTAGGAAAAGCTATTACTGTGATTCTATAAGAATTCAGTTAAATTGCCCTGTTTGTGGTATCATCTCCGATGAACCTAATGAACAAACAGCCACAACCTCCATACAATTAGATCGGCGATTTGCCATAGGTGACAGGATTCAGGGCACTTTGAGTGTTAAGGGATTGTCTCTAGAAGACCTAGAAACCTCTGTAGTGCTAGTTAGGGGGGACAAGTATAACATCAGGTTTGAGGACATCAACGTCACTAGAACAGGCGATGAGGCGCATGTTCATTTTTGCAGTGGCATTATACCAGCCGACACTCTCCCACACAATTACTGGGTGCGGTTATATCTTATGATTGATGGGTTTCTCTCTTGCTATCACAGAAATATCTGGATCAGACCTAAAACGCTGGTTTAGTCGGGAGCATGGCGGACTTTCAAGCACACTCAACCTTGGGAGGAAATGCCGATATGGACACTCGTTGGTCTGATGTCATCGAGGCAAGACGTTGGGATGCGTAGAGCGACCGTGTCAATCACCCACCACTTAACACCATAGGCGTTTGAAGTGGTGGCTTGTAAAAGCTCTGATTGACTACCCTACGTTTTTACAAACTACGTTGGTTAGGTCATGACACCTATCGATGATCCTCAAGTCGGTAGCCCTGCCGTGGATGGTTAAAAGCCTTGATGGGTAGAGGCGGTACTGTTGACATGACAAGACTTTCCAAAATTGGGTATGAGGCAATAACCCCACAAGATGGGAGGAACACTATATGTTAGTGTTTGTACTCAATCAGTATGGTCAACCTTTGATGCCACGCTCTCCACGTAAGGTAAGACTTTTACTAAAGCAACAAAAGGCAAAAGTAACGAAGGCTACGTGTTAAGGCGTTTAACTTCCCAATGATACGAACTAATCTCTCTGCATGAATATTCAACGGTAAATCCCGGTTCTTGGCCGGCTAATGAGGCAGTTATCCGTAACAAGGATCCGTTATAATTGGGGTATGCAGAACGGAACGAGGAGGATATAGCTATGGCGGTCAATAAAGAGGATCTTTATCGTTTAATTGAACAAATCACCGATCCAATTGAACTTGAGACAGCCTATCGAGCTATTGACTCAATAGTTAAGCATGATGACCAGTCCTGGTACTGGACAGAGCACTGGCATCAAGGAGAGCTCGAAGCGGAACAAGATAAGCAGGCTGGGCGCGTTAGTCGTGACTTCAGTAGCGCGAGGGAACTGTTCGATCACCTTGACAACATCATTTCACAAGAAGGAAAGACAGATGAACATTGAGTTGAGCAGGCGTTTTGAAAAGCAATATCATCGCTTGGTTAACGATGACCAACATCTTCGCATCTCCATTCAAAACACACTAGCCCACTTACTGAACTTTCCACCAGTACACCCGTCTCTCCGCTTGAAACGGGTTAAGGGAACAGATGGAATCTATGAATGCTCAGTAAACATGGATGTCAGAATCACGCTTGAATTCGCAAAAGAAGGCGTGTTCCTTCTCGGAAATATCGACCATCACGATGAAGCGTTAAGGAAACCGTAATATCACAACATGCTGTCCTGCATAAAAACATGTTGAGACACTTTCTGTCTTGCTCAACTAACGAAGCAGGAGAGTTAAATAAACCGCTATTCAGGGGAAAACGAAATGGAACAGGTGAAAAGGGATGAAAGATCCCATGGGCTACCCCAATGACATGATGAAGGTGTTGCAAACGAAGTTTGGAGACTTGGTTGGAATCGAATCGCTGAGAGGCGTCGCAGGTTCACAATCTTCTACGTGCAAGTTCCAATTTACAAGCGTAGACGTCGTGATTAAGTCGTCGGCTCGTAACAGAGAGCGGTTATTTTATGAACGATATGCACCCGCCCTTCGTGAACACGGCGTCCACGTTGCACAACTTTACTGGGCAGGGATGGACTCAGTTCATACCAACTGGATCGCCCTCGAATATGTGCCTGGAGTCTTTCCTCAAGAACACTGGAAGAACAATCCGACACAAATCAACATGTTGTGCACATTACATTCTTATAGTTCAAAGCATATCTCGTTAGCCGACGATGTCACGTGGTATCGTCCAAAATGGGATGACGAAATGACAGAGCAGGCTCTAATGTGGTATAAGGGCTGTTCCAAAATCGAAGAAATCAAGTTCATGCTCAGAAATGCACAGCACCTATCTCAAACCCTCTTTGTTCCACATGGCTGTTTATCTGGTGACCCTAACCCAACGAACTGGCGCTTGCGTTCCAACGGAGAACTTGTGATGCTTGATTGGGAGAGGTTTTGCGAAGGGAATCCGGCAATTGACTTGGCAATCACGATGCCCAACCTGGGGACGCAAGACCTATCTTCGGAAACTCAACTTGCTCAGATTTACAAAGGGTTCTGCAGAGACATGAGCGAGGACGCCTTGCCATCAGAGTCCGATTTTGCAGTTCAAATTCGTTTAGCAAAAATATGGACGGCTGTCGAGTTTATAGCAACTGCAACTCAGGATGCTGACAACTACCCAAAAACTACGGTCGATTACATCGTGACAGAGCTTCCTGCTTTCCTCAGTATGTTGCCTTAGACTAGATTTGCTGGGGCATCGTTATTAGACAACGACAGTGGTCAAACTGGAGGGTCCAATGAGGCATCTTATAAGCATAGGGGAAAGAAAGCTTGAGACTGAAATTCGTGGAACAGGCGAAAAGACAGTTGTGGTCTTGCCAGGGATGAATTCTTCCATTGACGACTGGAACGAGGTTATCCGTGAACTTTCTGATATGTGTAAAGTGATTTGCTTTCACCGAGCTGGCTGTGGTGAAAGTGAACCCAATTCATTTGGAGCATCGGTCATACAGACCGTCCGGGATGTACGTTCGCTGATAGATGCATTACAGATTGATACGCCAATAATCCTGGCAGGTCATTCTTACGGAGGGCTTTGTGTGCAACGTTTTGCTCGTGAGTATCCCGATAGTGTATCTGGGGTTGCACTGATTGACTCAACCTCCGTTGACCTGAACAGGTTAGACTCATTACCAATACCCACTCTTAACGAACAGCAGTCAGACGATGACTGGATAGCCGAATGCAAACGATACGCTTCTATGACGCCGACAGAGATTTTCGAATGTAATCCCTATATATTTGATCACAATCAGTCTCAGCTTTCTGAAGACACAAGAGAACGGATTTCAAGGTTTTATACTAATCCCACCTTGTATAAAACGATGCTTCAAGAGGTAGAAGTTTGGTATCAATGTGCCAAGGAAACAAAGGAATCGGGACACTTCCCTGACGTTTCGTTAAAAGTGATTGCCAGGGATTCGAAATATTGTGTTCAGATACTCATGAATGATGGAATTCCGAGAGATGAAGCAGAGCTATTTGAACAAACGTGGCATGATTTGATTCTTAAACAGAGCGATCTGTCGGGACAGAGCCAGTTCATTACAGCGATTAATTCAACTCATTTTGTTTATAAAGATAGACCTGACATAATCATTCAGGCGATTACGGAACTCATACGGATTTGTTGAGACTCAGTGAATATGCGGAACATTGTTCAGGCAACACACCTCACGGGAGATGTGTCCGATAGACAAACATATAAACTAATCGTTAGCGACACCAGGAATGAGGTGATTGCCGAGTGCAAATCTTTTTGTTTGGTCAAGAGATTGGGAAGAGCATTACTCACTTCGATTCAAACTTCATCATGTCACAAGTTTTGCTAACTGATAAAGCTGCACACATAGGCTGCATGCATCTCGAATCCAACGGAATTATAGGTTTTCACCAAGCTCTTTCCCCACAATTACTGCTTGTTGTAAATGGGCAGGGATGGGTTCGATGCGATTCTGAAGAAAAGGTTCATGTTGTAATTGGGGATGCAGTTTTTTGGAACAAGGGAGAATGGCACGAAACGCAGACTGAAACTGGATTAACAGCGATTGTTATCGAATCCGATGAGTTAAACCCATCACTATTTATGCCCCGTAGGGAATAGATTCGTTGCTGAACAAACGGGCTCAAATTTAGGAGTCATTAGCGCTCGCCTGTTGTATGATTATACGATGGCACACGCTTTCGGAACATTGCGCAAACGGGTAGGGATCTCCAATTACGAAGTCTAGCTTTCGAGGGTCAAAAATCAAGAGGTGCGTTGAGATTGGGTTCGGGATACGGGGTTTATCCGTACCGAAATCGCAAATGACAACGGCGACGAAACCGAGCATAGGGGTATTGGGAACTTGACCAAAGTTGACGGTGTGTATTTACGTGTTTGGGCAGGATAGACAGTTTATATTTGGAGTAGTAAAGGAGGGGTTAAGAAAATGAGGAAAAATCGAAACACGTCTAAGTTCTTGTTTGGCATCGCAGGAACATGAACGCAGAATTTTCATGGTAAGGGATGATTCAATGAGTGAATTTATTTATGCGGACTGGAACGGGCATCATGTCAAACTCACATGGTATCCAATGAAAGACTTATCCGAAAACATAACGGTTACAAGTGTCCATGGGTACTGCTTTAGTGAAGGCAAGATTCTTTTAGTGAATGTCACTGGAAGAGGGTTTAACGTTCCTGGGGGTCATATAGAGAACGGCGAAACTGTAGAAGAAGCGTTTCACAGAGAAGCATTTGAAGAGGCATATGTCAAGGGGGGAATTCACTATCTTGGGGTCATAGAAGTTAGTCATGAAGATAATCCGTTATTTGTAACTGGAGGAAAGTACCCACTTATCGGCTACCAAGCATTTTACAGAATGGATATCAAAGAATGCTACCCTTTCCTTGGTACAAATGAGACAACATCACGCATTTGGGTTGAACCTGAACAGGTGAAAAACGTAATGAATGACCATGAACTCGCTTTGTTAGTACTGCAACATGCCTTGAAAATGGACGAATGCTTGTTGGATTAAAGGGGGCAAAAATTCAAGTTCCCTGAGCGCCCACCTGTTGTATGATTATACGGTGGCATACATTTTCGGAATCTTGCGCACTTGGGCCGGAGAGCTTAACAAGGCATTGAGAAACGAGGGTGAACGTACAGGTGTCGATAAATCATGATAACTTAGAGGAGTATCGAGATGCTGATACCTATGATTCCATAAACGGAGGATTTGAGATCGGCGGAAATTTCTATATGAATTTAGCCCGTGAGTACGGAAGCCCCATCTTAGAGATTGCGTGCGGAACGGGTCGAATAACAGTTCCAATGGCAGAGCAAGGATACGACATCACAGGAGTGGACATCACTCAAGAAATGCTTGAAGCCGCACGGCAAAAAGCAACACAGCACGGCGTTTCTGTGAAGTGGGTTCACGGTGACGCAAGGAATCTTGAATTACAGCGAACTTACCGAATGATTTTTACCACTGGCAACTCCTTTCAAGCCTTTTCGGATCGCCATTCACAGGAGAGATTACTGCTAACAGTTCACAAACATTTGGACAGCAATGGCGTTTTTGCGTTCGAAACGAGAAATCCCATTATGTCACAACTGTCGACCAGCAACGGCAAGGAAGAAGATGCAGGTACGTACGTCAATAAAGAGGGAAGAACCGTTTTCGTTACTGAACGGTGTTTGTATGACCACCGAACCCAACTGGAGCATTATGTGACCCGTCGCCGATGGAAAACCAAATCAAGTGCAGAGGAAATTTCGGATACCCGAATTGCGATTCGTTACGTTTTCCCTCAAGAGCTTGAAGCCCTGCTGCATTATAATGGATTTTACATGGAACAAATGTATGGCAATTTTGACTTAAGCCCTTTCCAATCCGATAGTCCGCTGATGGTATGCGTTTGTCGGAAACGACCAATCTAACCACTTATTTTATTGCGTTAACGGGCACAAAAATTCAAGTTCCCTGAGCGTCCACCTGTTGTATGATTATACGATGGCACACGCTTTCGGAACATTGCGCAAACGGACGGAAGTGTTGAATAAGTCAGAACTTTATTGGTGTGAGGCGGGTATAAAAATATGACAATGTTCCTTGAGACAGAGCGTCTCATCTTGAGAGATTTTGTAGCGGATGACTGGGAGCAGGTTCATGTTTATGCTTCAGATGCCGATCTTGTTAAGTTTATGGATTGGGGTCCCAATTCCGAGAATGCCACAAAAGATTATATAGACACGATGATACAATCTCAACAACAGACGCCCAGGGCGGTCTACGAATTTGCGATAACCCTCAAAGAAAATGGTTTTCTAATCGGTGGTTGCGGACTGCACGTTGAGGAACATTCACAAGCCTCACTGGGTTATTGTCTAAACAGGGGATTTTGGGGATGTGGATTTGCATCTGAAGCAGCATATGCGCTGTGCAAAGTGGGATTTAGGGAACTCAACGTTCACAGAATTTTTGCGACGTGCAGACCGGAAAATATTGCTTCAGCAAAAGTAATGGAGAAAATCGGCATGACAAAAGAAGGCTTGTTGCGAGAACATTTCTACGTAAAAGGAAAATGGCAAAGTTCCTTCCTCTACTCTGTTCTAGCCAATGAATTTCGTTGAACGCACGGAGGTATTTGCGAGAAGCAGTTCCCATTGACGTTTGCATAAACATTCGTCAGCGGAAGTCGATGCTTTATCAGCTCTCGGGCCGTAATATCCCATAGCGTATCTCTTGAAAATTCATGTAACAACCCAATAGATATCCTCATGGAACGGAAGGTGCGAGGTGAACTCAGCATGGTGAACGGCGGATTGCCAGTTAGACTCCGTGATTTGGTATTACCTGATGACGTGGAGATTGCAATTCCTTGGTATACAGATGCCGAAGTTCTTTATTTTTCGGAAGGTCCCAATGTAGCGCCATTCGATTACAATCGAATTGAGAAAATGTATAAATGGCTGTCGCAAAGAGGACAAGTCTACATTATTGAGGTATTTGACGGCGGCTGGGTTCCAGTTGGAGACGTTACTCTGTGTGAAGAGTTAATACCGATAGTGGTCGGTGACAATCGGTATCGGCGTCGTGGTGTTGGGAGTCGTGTCATAGAATTACTGATTGAGAAGGCGAAAGGTTTTGGGTGGAGCAAATTGACCGCACATAAAATATTCGCTTATAACACTCCGTCCATTAAGCTGTTCGAGAATCATGGATTTATAAAAACGTCTTCCGAAACCGACGAAGATGGGCACGAGTTCTTTCGTTACGAAAGGAAGCTGAACTGAAAAATAAACTGTGTAGAATTGATGCAGTGCATAAACATGCGCAACGTGGCGCAAATCGATCTTGCGCTCAAGGGCCGAAGAGTTTAATAGTATTGCTTTCTAAATTCGAAGGAGGGCACAAACTTGCAAAGACCAACACTTGTTAACCAAGCGGTGAATCTAGCTGACTCGCTTGGTTTCAAAAAATCCTGTCTAAATGAGGTTGGGGAACTTCTTTATGTACTAGCTGGCTATGTTCAATTGGGCAAAATAGCGGAGATTGGAACGGGATGCGGAGTCGGCACTGCTTGGATTGCCAGTGCAACATCGCTCGATGTTTACACGGTGGACAATGATCACAAGAGAGCAATCGAAGCAGGAATTTTGTTTTCTGAGTGTTCGAATGTTCATTCCATTTGCGGTGACTGGGAGCAGATTCTTCAACAAGGTCCGTTTCAACTTGTATTCGTTGACGCAAAACCAGCGAAATTAGAGGGCAGCGATAAGGTTATTAATGCCACTGAAGTAGGCGGACTTATTGTAATTGACGATCTAACGCCAATTGAATTTTGGGCAGATGAATGGAAAGGGAAACCCGATCCAGTTCGTGATACCTGGTTGCGTCACAATCAATTGGCGAGCATAGAAATACGTACCTCGACAAAGGCATCTGCCATAATTGCAAGGAGAATTGCTTGACACTGTTTTGTCGTTAACGGGCGCTGATCTCAAAGAAGGATTTGCTACCATTCGTGTATAAATATCTACCAAGGGATTTTTTGGACTCTGTCGTTATGGGGCCGGAGTGCGATATACGGAGATATGTTGAATGATTGACCAAACTGGTCTACGCAACCATTACTTTGTTGATGTGGTATTAAGTCAATAGAATAGACACCCCAAACTGAGAATTTGTAAGTTTTAGTATTCTGATATGGACACTCAGCTAACTTCAACCTCTTGTTCGTGGGAATATTTTACTTTCTGCTCGGCCGGTGATAAAAAGCCGATAGACGAGTGAACGCGTTCCCGTTTGTACAAAATTTCGATGTACTCAAAAATTCGTTGTATGGCTTGCTTACGCGTTTTACACTTTTCCAGATAGACGAGCTCACGCTTGATGATGCTGTGAAATGACTCGATACACGAATGATCAAAGCAGTTGCCTTTGCGGCTCATGCTCCCGACCATTTCGTATTCTTGCATCTTGTTCTGGTAGTCATGAGAGGTGGATTGGCTCCCACGGTCTGAATGATGCAGTACAGAGCCTACGGTGTTTTGACGTTTAATAGCCTGGGTTAGCGCCGTGATGCACAATTCTTTCGTCATTCGTGCATCGGCATGCCAGCCCACGATTTTCCGGCTGTACAAGTCCATTAAACTCGCCAAATAGACCCAGCCCTCATCCGTCGGAATGTAGGTTATGTCCGCCATGTACACCTGGTTTGGCCGCTCTGCGACGAATGTCTGGTTCAGCACATTCTCATGTACCGGGTAGTTATAGTTTGATTATGTGGTCGCCTTATACTTGCGAACCGTACGACTGCGAAGTTCGTGATGGTAGCCACCATCTTCTCTGTGCAGGATTTGCGTGATTTTGGGGCTGCCATAAAGTCGACGAGACTTCACAAATATCTGATGAATCCGCTTCGTGATTCGATTTAGGAGTTTGAAACGCTCGCTCTCCGGGCGCCTGCGCCATGCGTAATACCCGCTCCGAGATACATCCAACATCTTGCACATCTTCTCAACCGGAAATGTGGAGCGGTATCTATCGATGAATGGGTACTTTACTTCCGGTCGTTCATGAAGATGCGCGCCGCTTTTTTTAAGATGACGTTCTCCTCTCGTAGTTCGCGAATCTCCCGCTCAAGATCCCGCAAAGCCTTTGCGTCCGGCTTAAGGTTCCCGCTACCAACGAACGGAGTAGCTGGATCCTCCTTGAACTTCAATAGCCAGCCATACAACGTCTTTGGAGATACATCCAGTTCACGCTCGACCTGGCTTGCTGGTTTCCCACTTTCCGAAACTAATTGGACAGCATGAAGTTTGAATTCCTTGTCGTACTTCTGTGTCATGTAGCTCACACCCAAATCACCTTATTTTTACATTCTCAATTCGTTGTGTCTACTATTTCATCCTAACACCAAGGTTGTGCGGATCCGACCGACTTGGAGGTGTACGTGCTGTGTATTTTGTTGGTATTGACATTGCTAAACGCAATCATGAAGCCTGTATCATCGACTCAACTGGGCAGATT encodes:
- a CDS encoding alpha/beta fold hydrolase — its product is MRHLISIGERKLETEIRGTGEKTVVVLPGMNSSIDDWNEVIRELSDMCKVICFHRAGCGESEPNSFGASVIQTVRDVRSLIDALQIDTPIILAGHSYGGLCVQRFAREYPDSVSGVALIDSTSVDLNRLDSLPIPTLNEQQSDDDWIAECKRYASMTPTEIFECNPYIFDHNQSQLSEDTRERISRFYTNPTLYKTMLQEVEVWYQCAKETKESGHFPDVSLKVIARDSKYCVQILMNDGIPRDEAELFEQTWHDLILKQSDLSGQSQFITAINSTHFVYKDRPDIIIQAITELIRIC
- a CDS encoding aminoglycoside phosphotransferase family protein, whose protein sequence is MKDPMGYPNDMMKVLQTKFGDLVGIESLRGVAGSQSSTCKFQFTSVDVVIKSSARNRERLFYERYAPALREHGVHVAQLYWAGMDSVHTNWIALEYVPGVFPQEHWKNNPTQINMLCTLHSYSSKHISLADDVTWYRPKWDDEMTEQALMWYKGCSKIEEIKFMLRNAQHLSQTLFVPHGCLSGDPNPTNWRLRSNGELVMLDWERFCEGNPAIDLAITMPNLGTQDLSSETQLAQIYKGFCRDMSEDALPSESDFAVQIRLAKIWTAVEFIATATQDADNYPKTTVDYIVTELPAFLSMLP
- a CDS encoding O-methyltransferase, whose amino-acid sequence is MQRPTLVNQAVNLADSLGFKKSCLNEVGELLYVLAGYVQLGKIAEIGTGCGVGTAWIASATSLDVYTVDNDHKRAIEAGILFSECSNVHSICGDWEQILQQGPFQLVFVDAKPAKLEGSDKVINATEVGGLIVIDDLTPIEFWADEWKGKPDPVRDTWLRHNQLASIEIRTSTKASAIIARRIA
- a CDS encoding GNAT family N-acetyltransferase; amino-acid sequence: MPVRLRDLVLPDDVEIAIPWYTDAEVLYFSEGPNVAPFDYNRIEKMYKWLSQRGQVYIIEVFDGGWVPVGDVTLCEELIPIVVGDNRYRRRGVGSRVIELLIEKAKGFGWSKLTAHKIFAYNTPSIKLFENHGFIKTSSETDEDGHEFFRYERKLN
- a CDS encoding class I SAM-dependent methyltransferase produces the protein MSINHDNLEEYRDADTYDSINGGFEIGGNFYMNLAREYGSPILEIACGTGRITVPMAEQGYDITGVDITQEMLEAARQKATQHGVSVKWVHGDARNLELQRTYRMIFTTGNSFQAFSDRHSQERLLLTVHKHLDSNGVFAFETRNPIMSQLSTSNGKEEDAGTYVNKEGRTVFVTERCLYDHRTQLEHYVTRRRWKTKSSAEEISDTRIAIRYVFPQELEALLHYNGFYMEQMYGNFDLSPFQSDSPLMVCVCRKRPI
- a CDS encoding cupin yields the protein MQIFLFGQEIGKSITHFDSNFIMSQVLLTDKAAHIGCMHLESNGIIGFHQALSPQLLLVVNGQGWVRCDSEEKVHVVIGDAVFWNKGEWHETQTETGLTAIVIESDELNPSLFMPRRE
- a CDS encoding NUDIX hydrolase — its product is MSEFIYADWNGHHVKLTWYPMKDLSENITVTSVHGYCFSEGKILLVNVTGRGFNVPGGHIENGETVEEAFHREAFEEAYVKGGIHYLGVIEVSHEDNPLFVTGGKYPLIGYQAFYRMDIKECYPFLGTNETTSRIWVEPEQVKNVMNDHELALLVLQHALKMDECLLD
- a CDS encoding GNAT family protein, which encodes MTMFLETERLILRDFVADDWEQVHVYASDADLVKFMDWGPNSENATKDYIDTMIQSQQQTPRAVYEFAITLKENGFLIGGCGLHVEEHSQASLGYCLNRGFWGCGFASEAAYALCKVGFRELNVHRIFATCRPENIASAKVMEKIGMTKEGLLREHFYVKGKWQSSFLYSVLANEFR
- a CDS encoding RRXRR domain-containing protein, which gives rise to MLVFVLNQYGQPLMPRSPRKVRLLLKQQKAKVTKATC